One window of Amaranthus tricolor cultivar Red isolate AtriRed21 chromosome 11, ASM2621246v1, whole genome shotgun sequence genomic DNA carries:
- the LOC130827232 gene encoding antimicrobial peptide 2 → MVNMKSVALIVIVMMAFMMVDPSMGVGECVRGRCPSGMCCSQFGYCGKGPKYCGHASTTVDQQADATTTKTAKNPTDAKVAGVGSP, encoded by the coding sequence ATGGTGAACATGAAGAGTGTTGCATTGATAGTTATAGTTATGATGGCGTTTATGATGGTGGATCCATCAATGGGAGTGGGAGAATGTGTGAGAGGACGTTGCCCAAGTGGGATGTGCTGCAGTCAGTTTGGGTACTGTGGTAAAGGCCCAAAGTACTGTGGCCATGCGAGTACTACTGTGGATCAGCAAGCTGATGCTACTACGACCAAAACTGCCAAGAATCCTACCGATGCTAAAGTTGCTGGTGTTGGTAGTCCATGA